DNA sequence from the Vicia villosa cultivar HV-30 ecotype Madison, WI linkage group LG3, Vvil1.0, whole genome shotgun sequence genome:
AATAATCAAGTTTCTTTTTTCCACTAGAAAATCCTTATTTAATACTTAATACTGAAGCAATAGCTTAATTAGTACACAATAATAACCAAGCATTTTGCCACTAAGTTGGAACCTAATTAGTACACAAACAAGACCTTACTTAGGAACAAAAGTAAGATATTACAATACACAGACTAACATATATGAACTAATTATCTTTCAACCagccatcaaggtaaacttgttTGGAGTTAAGGTTGACTTATGCTTTCTCAGCTCgcatatctttcaaccatccatcaaggtaaacctGATTAGAGTCAGAGTTGGCTTTTGCTTTCTCAGCCCGGGTATCTTttaaccatccatcaaggtaaacttggttggagtcaAGGTTGACTTTGGCTTTCTCGTCTctagtatctttcaaccatccatcaaggtaaacttggttggagtcaggggtggatttttctttctcagttcggatatctttcaaccatccatcaaggtaaacttggttggatTCAGGGTTAGATTTCACTTTTTCAGctcgggtatctttcaaccaCCCATCAATGTAAACTTGGTTGGATTCAGAGTTAGATTTTGCTTTCTCAGctcgggtatctttcaaccatccatcaaggtaaacttggttggagttAGGGGTGGATTTTTCTTTCTCATCTcgagtatctttcaaccatccatcgaGGTAAACTTGTTTGGAGTTTGGGTTGGCTTTGGCTTTCTTGGCTctggtatctttcaaccatccatcgaggtaaacttggttggagttAGGGTTGACTTTAACTTGCTCAGAtcgggtatctttcaaccatccatcaagataAACTTGGGTAGAGTCAGGGTTAGCTTTAGCTTTATCACCTctggtatctttcaaccatccatcaatgTAAACTTGGTTGGAGTCTGAGTTAGATTTTTCTTTCTCAGCacgggtatctttcaaccatccatcaaggtaaacttggttggagttAGAGTTGGATTTTGTTTTCTCGGCTcgagtatctttcaaccatccatcaagataAACCTGTTTGGAGTCTGGGTTGGATTTCGTGGCTCTCGtgtctttcaaccatccatcgaggtaaacttggttggagttAGGGTTGACTTTTACTTGTTCAGAtcgggtatctttcaaccatccatcaaggtaaacttgttTGGAGTCAGAGTTGGCTTTTGCTTCCTCAGCTctggtatctttcaaccatccatcaaggtaaacttggttggagtcaAGATTGACTTTTGCTTTCTCAGTtcgggtatctttcaaccatccatcaaggtaaacttggttgggTTCAGGGTTGGATTTTGCTTTCTCCACTctagtatctttcaaccatccatcaaggtaaacttggttggagtcaAGATTGACTTTTGCTTTCTCAGTccgggtatctttcaaccatccatcaaggtaaacttggttggagtcaGAGTTGGATTTTACTTTCTCCGCTctagtatctttcaaccatccatcaaggtaaacttggttggagtcaGGAGAAGGTTTTTGTTTCTTTAGTTGAATGTTTTTGAGCCAACCATCAAGGTAAGGCTGGTCAACTTGGTTCAAGTCTCTTCCAAAGATTCCATGGCCATTCTACAATACAATTGAATAAAGTGATATAAATGAGTGACAAATTAGTTACATGTTTAGATTAAGAAAATAGAAGTGTGTTATGAGACACATTCTACTGTACAATGGAAAATTTTCATTATGTATATGTAATAGATAGATACATAAtttgaaacataataaataagaattataatattttcaattttattatatcAATAAACAACATAATTTTGTTAAATTGTGTAGAATATTGATTCTAAATGTGTTTAATGCTTGTAAAACAATTAAGGAGAATGCTTTTAGAAGCATGCATTAAGTTCTACATGATTGTATAGTTGCAAATAAAGATGAAAATAATAGATTATGAACATGTTGAATTTTATTTAATCTAACATGCGTGCACAATtacaaataaatatgaaaaagatAGATTATGAacatgtttaattttatttaatttaacatgCATGCACAATTGCAAGCAAGAATGAAAATGATAGATTATTATGATAAATAGATGAGGAAAAATGTAAGTTTAAATGATAGAAACATGCATGTAAAGTTAGTAACTCACAATCAACAAGAGCAAGAGAAAAGGGAGGAGAGACATAACCACTCTGTGTGTCATTGCTTTTTGTGATTGTTATTGTGAGAAAACTATTTTGCTATGAAATGTGTATTGAGGAGGAAGTGACCTGAACTATTTAtagagaaataagaagaaaaactACAAATAACCAAGAAATTATTAAGACTTTGTTTTGAAGAATATTTTTTAAGTTTAGAAtttatttcttataatttatatgTTCTTTTATTTAAAGAATTTGTTTGGTATATAATCGTAGTTTGTTTTTGTcaagtttatagtttatttttgtcaagtttatagtttattttgatGACTTATTTCTAGTAAGTAataatttatcttatttttttctttcaattctatcatcatatttttaagcttaattttataaatttaagcAGCCGTACCCAATAAATTAATTCATTGACTATtaactatattttattaattgaaaaGAGTCTAACCTTAGAAAATGTTGTCTGGACATAAGCAGTATATGAAAAGCATAGTTGTTTTTGTGATCTTGTGTATATAATTTCATTTTTTCCCTCTTAACTGTGcctatattatattaataaaagaaTTACATTATTTAGTTATatactttttaaatattaatttacatTTAGTCCAACTTTAATTTTACCATAGGTGACGACTACACTAAGGTTTTGGAGCAAGTCGCATCCTTGGTGGCGACTACATTGTATTGTCGCTGCCCTAGATGACGATTACACTAAGATTTTTGAGCAAGTCGTCACTCTAAGTAGCGACTACAttgtatttgatattttttattttttttacaatgtAGTCGTCACCTAGAGTGTCAACTTGCTCCAAAATTTTAGTGTAGTCGCCCTTAAGACCGGCGACTTGTCCTATTTTAAAGATAGCAACCACCGAAGAGGTGGCGACAATGtgtaaaaattttgaaaaattagttATTTCTATAATTATTTTGAAAGTTTGGTTATTTGTGTAATATTTTTGATAAActaagttatttaaaaaaaatttatatttaatgttaAAATTGTAGTAAAATCTCAAAAATAGTTTAATTTTGTTAAATTCACCTGTGCTATGTTTATAGGTGCTCAGTAGTAGGGAGAAATCTTACCTATGTTTCTGAATTTTGTGCATGAGAACAGTGACTAGTATATATCATGAATATGACTCGTATTTTGGTTATTGTAATGAGTCGTATCTTCCGCCAAATCTTATGTTACCGAGACCTAGGAATTTACAACCTAGGAAATAGTACTAATGTATAAGTAAAGATGACACAATCACAACTTGCATGTTCTTAAGGAGTAAGTTGAtaaaataagttaaataattgtaGTTATCTAAAAAGCAAAAGTTCTTAACAAAGCATCATTTTTTGGTTTAATATTGAATTgtgaaattatattattttgtttaatattgaattgtGATTAATGGGCCTTGCTTTCTTTTTGTCCTtgtaattcttttttcttttaatgaaATCTTCctttgattacaaaaaaaaaattgtgaaattatattataaataaatgtttataaGGAAAAAACTTGAAATGTTTGAAGTAGTACTTTTTTACAGTATCAAATGTTTGTAGCATAGCACTAATAAAGTACATAGAAGAAACATATGACTAACAAACTCTGTAATGGCAGAGATTCAAACAAAAAGGTTAAAAAAATAATTGCACTTAAATTTTAATGGTAAATTAAtatctataaaatatttttattaattttaattaatactaaCAATAGTTTTTTTTAGCAAAGGGAGAACCATATATGAAAAGAGAacagttaataataataataataataataataataataataataataataataataataataataagtttaaAGTGGTTGGTTTAGactaatgaataataataataaaaataatgaatatatattatatttgtaaTATAAATAgaacaattattttaaaataaataaaatataaataaaatataaataatttttttc
Encoded proteins:
- the LOC131654935 gene encoding uncharacterized protein LOC131654935, translating into MTHRVVMSLLPFLLLLLINGHGIFGRDLNQVDQPYLDGWLKNIQLKKQKPSPDSNQVYLDGWLKDTRAEKVKSNSDSNQVYLDGWLKDTRTEKAKVNLDSNQVYLDGWLKDTRVEKAKSNPEPNQVYLDGWLKDTRTEKAKVNLDSNQVYLDGWLKDTRAEEAKANSDSKQVYLDGWLKDTRSEQVKVNPNSNQVYLDGWLKDTRATKSNPDSKQVYLDGWLKDTRAEKTKSNSNSNQVYLDGWLKDTRAEKEKSNSDSNQVYIDGWLKDTRGDKAKANPDSTQVYLDGWLKDTRSEQVKVNPNSNQVYLDGWLKDTRAKKAKANPNSKQVYLDGWLKDTRDEKEKSTPNSNQVYLDGWLKDTRAEKAKSNSESNQVYIDGWLKDTRAEKVKSNPESNQVYLDGWLKDIRTEKEKSTPDSNQVYLDGWLKDTRDEKAKVNLDSNQVYLDGWLKDTRAEKAKANSDSNQVYLDGWLKDMRAEKA